CTCGGTATTCACGcccgtcgaaaactcgagatacgggATACGATAGAGGCCACGGAGAAGACGCAATTAAACGCGTAACGCGACGTCCCGACTGACTGACCGTTGCCACTATAATGCCGGCTCAGCGGAGATAAACACACTCGTGGAAACGCGACCGAGAGCGAATCAATTGTCATACGACGTACTTATAATACTCGTGATACTTCGTCGGACGCTCCCGAGAGTAAACAATCACCGTGTTGTTCTTGGCTGTGCCCTTTCGTTCTCACTCGATTTCGACAAATCGACGACGCGTCCGAGAGACACAAACGTCGCCAACTTTATATCGACGTCGCGCGGATACGACGCAAGTCGAATCAGAAACCGAACTGCGAACTGAGGCTGCTCTCGGGCCATTCGGAAATGTACACTTGCGACACGCTCGCAATGGCAACAGCAAACACGTAAATCTCGCGAGATGAAAACGCAATTAAACGCATGTCGAAGCGTCACTGACATtgcgttatttttaattacacgtaATCCGTCACGTAAATCGCGAGCACGATCCACCGACTCCAAACGCGAAAGCGCCATGGCCAAACTACGACGAGCGTTCGAACACTTCAGTAGCTCACCGAACGGTAGTCAAACATGATTGGTCGTATTCGCGCACGAGAACAGTGAAAACCAATCACATTTAATCACTCAACGCGGAAGCCAGCCACTTTGTCGTGGCGTTATCAAATAATCGATTCGCGtttgaattttattgtttttctaaGTGAAACAATTGTTGCCCGTTAATCAAAAGTTACAACGAAACATTAATCTAGAATTGTGATGTTCTCCTcagaagatgcgaaacacgattgaacgcgacacgactggACACGGCTTCGCATCGTATCCGACACGACGGCTGTTGGCCCGAACGCTCGACACTTCACTTTACTCTTTCGACATTCCACGGtattctcgaaacactcgctcgcgtcaaaaactcgtatAGGACGATGAGGATGCGAGgagaaatgcgccgcgacgcgccgcgatcttccgccgtgctccctagccgaccgactgctggcactgcgtagcAGCGACGGCAGTGGCGcagcggcgtggcgcggcgcgcaggcgcggccacgcgccagtcacgccgctacgcagtgcTACGCAGCGGGCACGAGTCGGTCGGTTAGGCGGGACGGCGAAAGGTCGCGGCGTGTTGCGACGCATTTCAGCTCGCAGCCTCGTCGTCCCGAGTACGAGTTTTTGATGCGaacgagtgtttcgagagtgtcgtgGAATGTCGAAAATGAAGTGAAATATCGGGCGTTCGTGCCATCATCCGTCGTCGGATACgatgcatggtgcgaagtcgtaTCGCGTTCAATCATGTTTCGTATCTTCTCCtgtcttctccgttgcctcgtatTCTCAGTTTTCGACGAGCGTGAGTACCAAGAATGTCGAAAACGAAGGATCGCGCGTTCGcgccaagtgtgaatcaagacgaatcgtcgtgagaAGAATCTTGGATCTCGAATGTTCGGCTGCTGCTGCCGAGATggagctggacggagcgaccagcggcgaacggtgagtcaatttgtattCGTAGCTACTGTTTATTCATCCCTACAATATTCGATATTCGTGCCTCGTCCTCATTACGTTTGCATAAATGATCGTCGGTACAGTGCAACGAATCAGTCAGTCGCGCAAAAGTGGTTAGGATAGGAATGATTTAAAGTGTTTGTATGCGCGCTGAGCGCTCctttcgccaggtgtgccaacagtcgcGAATGACGTGCTTAATGAATGAATAActgaaaatgttaattatttttattaagaaatgaagttcgtaaataatttaaatggagGCGAGACAGAATATTactgtatatttttatcatattatgttatttttatggtaattgcattccaatttttaaaattttaaatatgttaatttctaaattaatttttagagaaaaagtATGAAGACAAGTAactcaataattatatataaaattttgtaaagagTAAATTATTGCAGAACAGACGattatttctgaaatgtttaataataagataatcaAAGGCACTCAATATTCACATCTTTTACATAAGCAgttgagatatatatatattatcatcTCATCAATGCTAGAGTTCTCTTTAAAGGCAAATCTAATTATTAGATGTAATAATTTCATctattattaagtaattttttaaataagctatTGATATTAATGGAAGTTGAACTAGCGCACCTGTTAAAAAATCGTtggttagaaaataattaaacagcaTTACGATATTATAGTGCACCTATTGAAATACatcaagtatttttaataattgcagaTGTGTTGTGGAGCAATTAATTACTGCTTTTATTATTCTCATATTTGAAAAAGTTGTATTTGCTTATGAAGAAATTGtgattatttttacttatattccaTCACAAATTTTGTAGATTTacttgcaaataataatttaattaatattaaaattgcttAATCATAATCAACTTTGTAATTGtgtattataatgtaattgtgTAATAATACTCCTATAATCAAACTGATAATAACCAAAACTGAGATTTGGTAAAGCACTTTTGTGAAAATATTGATGcaaattttcttggaaaataAATGCACTTTTGGATTATTGCAtaaattgcaatatattttatatcttagtatcatataaaataaacatgattTGAAACAGTTTTTACACATAATACATTCATGAAGGTTGCGTGCTTGTTGCATCCTTTGGCGTATCTTCTGTTAATGTAGCTTCTACAGGCTGCGGCTCGGTTGGTACGGGATCATGATCCTCTTTCGGCAAAATATACGTGCCTTCCGCTACGTCTGTGGGAGCCATCCAAGATGGTATAATTTTATCGTGAATTCGCCACACGCCGTACTCATTAGCTAAATGCTTTTCAAATACTATGTATTCTAATACGTCTTTCCTTAGAATTTCACTTCCTTGCATAAGACGCCCAAATCTATCATAAATTGCTAAAAcctgtaaatacaattttcgcTTACAtttactgttaaaaaaaaaaattacaaaagttgtGTTATTAACCTGTTGTGTATGGAATCGGACAGTAAGTTGTGCAAAAACGTTttcttttgttaatatatttgtaGTTCTTGCATGTACGATGCGGGCTGGTTCCAAAGACTCTAAGAACTTCCAGTGTATAGTTTTGTTCATCATGTTATGtgttattttctaaaatgcagAAAGTAtcatatttatgttacataacagatataataaatattttaaattggatacgagatatattttatgtattttaaacttACAGGATATGCAGATTctgtaacatattttattatctcatcttctttttttctgtaatttaaaaaatccttttatgtaataataaacttACAAATATGTAAAGAAGACACGctctatatatattaattatttaaaaaacaattttttctaatttatataatacatttgcaattataaaagatataaaaacatatacagATATATTTGCCATTTTTCTCTTACGTGGTTATAGCTTCATGTGCCTTTTGATAGATATCTAAGGCCTCTTCTAGAAAATATGATGTCTTGAAAGCGtcatcaaattgtttaatttttctgaTAGCCATTAAAGACTTGCTCTTTTTTTCCAAGAATGTAAACTTTTGCTTTGCTCCctacatttcaataataaaataaacaattaaaaaatgtatatttcatattacattttaaaactaGCAAGTACATTACTGTATATTTTACACATTGCAccaattgcaatataaaaagtataaatgaaAAGCATATGTATACCTCTTTAGTAATGGCAGAATATTTTCCATCACCTTCTGGAGCAACATAGGACTCAAAAATTCCCGAAGTACAACTGATATATGCCGGTCTTTCCTGCCAAGGTTTTTGAGGAAGGAAACCATGCTCTTTCATACGTGATCGTATTTTTTCATTGTCCAATTTAGTaggatcgtcgtcgtcgtcccatGAGGGAAGTTTTACTTTAATAACTTTCCTTTGTCTTTCCTTCTTCCATTTTGGATTCCaatgtttatttatgtatgcTACTTGTGTAGCATTATTTGGATTAATAGCAGCAACTAGTATCGGAAGATTGCTTTGAAACAGATTTCCACGtttctgtaattacataaatgaTTCTCTGATTATAGTTAAAGactatatttgtaatttctttttttaaaattaagataatcgTTAATATCTAATTACTAAAATTAGACTAAAAAAAAACAGTGcaatttgaaaaagattatttcgaaatttgagaGAAGACtgtcaatataaaaattctatggAGAGTTcaacaaaacaattaaataagaACACTTAAATATGTTATTGTACATTTCATTAACTTTGAAGAAATAGAGCTATATCAAATGCACATACCTGTAAAAGTTTTCCACAAGTAAACACGGGGTTTATGTATCTTAACAGCATTTTCACTAGAAACTCACTACTTTAGAAATGATGATTCAAGTTACtgtataattaaaagattactgtttttaatatatttcgtaTTACATGCGTTTACATTTTAGgttacgtttcttttttaattcatcatttTATCGGTAACGTTGAATGAACGTGCTACGTAGTACCAGAGAGTCTTCTCTGGCGGTAGTGTACGAAGAATTTCGACCAGTTTCGACGATCCCATGGACGAGGTTAGGTCGGTTAGGATAGGAATTGGAATGGTCGCTCTTTCTCGAATTTTTCTTCGGTAGGAGCAGTAGAACCGACCGAACCGACGAGTGCCGACGACGTTTCCAAATAACATATGTCTTTTTAGAGTTCAATTTGTCTTAATTGTATTGTGATTGTCATCGTTGATAGTACCAAGAAGTGCTGAATCGACTTGTGTATACACGAGTTtcgaattaaaaatacagtCACATGGTCTTCGTTGTGATATAAATGATTTTCAAACAAACGAGAAAGAAATTTGGACTGTTTTAACgtggaaaattatttatgaggGGAATTAAGGTGTTGCCAATGTTGTACAGTAGGACAAGATACTGCCTCTCAAACAAATCCATATTTTGCTGGGTAAAGATTCATTTAGGTATTATAcacaaagtattaatatataaaatatatattagagaTAGTGTGTGTAAACggattaatttttatgtaaaacaaattgTCATAAG
The Solenopsis invicta isolate M01_SB chromosome 16, UNIL_Sinv_3.0, whole genome shotgun sequence genome window above contains:
- the LOC105194416 gene encoding probable 39S ribosomal protein L45, mitochondrial, whose translation is MLLRYINPVFTCGKLLQKRGNLFQSNLPILVAAINPNNATQVAYINKHWNPKWKKERQRKVIKVKLPSWDDDDDPTKLDNEKIRSRMKEHGFLPQKPWQERPAYISCTSGIFESYVAPEGDGKYSAITKEGAKQKFTFLEKKSKSLMAIRKIKQFDDAFKTSYFLEEALDIYQKAHEAITTKKEDEIIKYVTESAYPKITHNMMNKTIHWKFLESLEPARIVHARTTNILTKENVFAQLTVRFHTQQVLAIYDRFGRLMQGSEILRKDVLEYIVFEKHLANEYGVWRIHDKIIPSWMAPTDVAEGTYILPKEDHDPVPTEPQPVEATLTEDTPKDATSTQPS